GCAAGCAGTAACAACACGCAACCGCAAACGGCTGTGCCGGTGAGCCTCGTCATGACCATCCTCCATCAAGTCAAACGGCCCGACTCGCCCCGCGAGTTGAGAGTCCGTTGAATGAGAGGATGTTACGTCGGCGTCACACGAATGGCAATTGGTCCCCCAGTGACCAATACTCGACCCTGTTGGGCGTCACGGGCGGATCAGGTAGAAGCTCTCCTGCCGCCCGTTGATCCAGTCCCACTTGCCGCCGGGCATGATCGCCGCATCTTCTTCAAGGGCGAAGCGCACCGGCTGGTTGCCCCACTCCGGAACGTTGTGCGTCACGTTCAGCTCGATCGAGTGCCACGTGTTGGGCCGGAACACATACTCGCCGCGAACGGGGACACCCTGCTGGTAGTCGGTCATGCCAATGGGCGGCCCGGCGCCGTGGCCGTGATAGCCGACCGGGTGGCAGTAGATCGACGGCACGAGGCCTTCCTTCTTCGCATGGGCCAGCGCATCGGCGAGCGCCTGGTTGCCGGTGCGCTCGAGTCGCGCGTACTGCATGGTCAGGTCCTGCAGGCGATTGGCCGCCTTGAGGCCGGCCTTGAGGCCCGCCGGCGCGTCGGTCTCTCCCGGCTTCAGCACATACGCGTTGTGCTGCGTGTCGGTGGAGAAGCCCATGTAGACGATGCCGAAGTCGGTGTGGAGCATGTCGCCCGGCAGAATCACGCCGCGCGGGCTGGTCTTCTCGCCCTGGCGGAAGATCGTCACCGACGGCTGGAACCACTTGCCCAGGCCGAGCTCGACGACGCGCTGGCGCATCCACCAGACCACGTCTTCGTTGGTGGTCTTGCCCGGTGTGATTACCTTGTTCGAGAACGCCTCGCGAATCACCATGTGCGCCGCCTTCATGGCGTGGCGATAGGCGTCCAGTTCTTCCGGCAGCTTCACTTCG
This portion of the Acidobacteriota bacterium genome encodes:
- a CDS encoding M24 family metallopeptidase, whose product is MRTRILIALIAVAAVAATAKAVALRETPATAEAIALRETPATAEAIALREAPATAEAIGLRETPATAEAIALQVTYPDPTERVLTHREQNALVTPWIKKRFDTLLGPLMTREGIDMWIIPTREYNEDPVFASMAPLTTYASRRRTLLVFYNPGGGKPAERFSIGRFDYDGIYPMVPSTNDGQHEALRKLVDEKNPTVIGINESDAWQHADGITANEKRRLVEALGPAHAAKIKSAEMLAVGWLEVKLPEELDAYRHAMKAAHMVIREAFSNKVITPGKTTNEDVVWWMRQRVVELGLGKWFQPSVTIFRQGEKTSPRGVILPGDMLHTDFGIVYMGFSTDTQHNAYVLKPGETDAPAGLKAGLKAANRLQDLTMQYARLERTGNQALADALAHAKKEGLVPSIYCHPVGYHGHGAGPPIGMTDYQQGVPVRGEYVFRPNTWHSIELNVTHNVPEWGNQPVRFALEEDAAIMPGGKWDWINGRQESFYLIRP